In one Nicotiana sylvestris chromosome 8, ASM39365v2, whole genome shotgun sequence genomic region, the following are encoded:
- the LOC104241285 gene encoding transcription factor GTE4 isoform X1, with protein sequence MTSGTMTNGENGGSKEQQRLTESKVYRRKSFKGLNNIGKTVLEDVNSSQKIVGFCLDAASEGSSSLNRFLTLENTGILAGNGQENSARINLAFKSKREMRELRRKLQSELDLVQSLVKKIERKDAQKIDTGIDKDSGVRQVHSDVSQMGQQLESRPLNQLSVSVLENSHGVLDNAEKEKRTPKANKFYRNSDFLLAEDKFSPAESNKKSKSNAKKVSGPESVHGMGQGKFSNQILKNCRALLERLMKHKHGWVFNQPVDTKGLGLHDYFDIIKNPMDLGTVKSRLDTNCYKSPKDFAEDVRLTFQNAMTYNPKGQDVHMMAEQLSKIFEEKWATIEADYMRELRLTMDSQASLKTPKSKKPPSQPLPPPGVRRTLDRSESTSNPFDLKTKSVALPQSGRTPVPKKPKAKDPNKREMTYDEKQKLSTSLQNLPSGKLEQVVQIIKKRNSSLCQQDDEIEVDIDSVDTETLWELDRFVTNYKKSLSKNKRKAGLADQGESEAEKNVQEKNANPVVVEIPKESKAVEEKGTSSNPAQMENQGKDVSQASSSSTDSVSSSSDSDSENSSGGGSDAEHSPKS encoded by the exons ATGACTTCGGGAACAATGACGAATGGTGAAAATGGAGGATCGAAAGAGCAGCAGAGGTTGACTGAAAGCAAAGTCTACAGACGGAAGTCATTTAAAGGGTTAAATAATATAGGGAAAACAGTTCTGGAAGATGTCAATTCGTCTcaaaaaatagttggtttttgCTTAGATGCGGCCTCAGAAGGTTCTTCGAGTCTGAACCGTTTTTTAACATTAGAGAATACTGGAATATTGGCAGGTAATGGCCAAGAGAATAGTGCTAGAATCAATTTGGCGTTTAAGTCCAAGCGTGAGATGAGAGAGCTAAGAAGGAAGTTGCAGAGTGAGTTGGATTTGGTTCAGAGTTTGGTGAAGAAGATCGAGAGAAAAGATGCACAGAAGATTGACACTGGAATTGATAAGGATAGTGGGGTACGACAGGTACATTCAGATGTCTCACAAATGGGGCAACAGCTTGAGTCCAGGCCTTTGAATCAGTTAAGTGTATCCGTCTTGGAGAACAGCCATGGTGTGCTTGATAATGCGGAGAAAGAGAAGAGGACACCAAAGGCAAACAAATTTTATAGGAACTCAGATTTCTTATTAGCTGAGGATAAGTTTTCCCCAGCTGAAAGCAACAAGAAGTCGAAATCAAATGCAAAGAAAGTGAGTGGACCAGAATCGGTACATGGTATGGGGCAGGGGAAGTTCTCAAATCAAATACTCAAGAATTGTCGTGCTTTGCTTGAAAGATTGATGAAGCACAAGCATGGTTGGGTGTTTAACCAGCCTGTTGATACAAAGGGTCTTGGTTTACATGACTATTTTGACATTATTAAGAATCCAATGGATTTGGGAACCGTGAAGTCCAGGCTGGATACAAATTGCTACAAGTCTCCTAAAGACTTTGCCGAGGATGTGAGACTTACGTTTCAAAATGCTATGACGTATAATCCAAAGGGCCAAGATGTTCATATGATGGCCGAGCAACTTTCCAAGATATTTGAGGAAAAGTGGGCCACTATAGAGGCTGATTATATGCGCGAGTTGAGATTGACAATGGACTCTCAGGCGAGTTTGAAGACTCCTAAATCTAAGAAGCCTCCTTCCCAACCATTGCCACCCCCTGGAGTGAGGAGGACTTTAGACAGGTCAGAATCAACATCCAATCCCTTTGATTTGAAGACTAAATCTGTCGCTCTCCCCCAATCCGGAAGGACCCCTGTACCAAAGAAGCCGAAAGCAAAGGATCCCAATAAAAGAGAGATGACATATGATGAAAAGCAAAAGCTTAGCACAAGCCTACAGAATTTACCTTCTGGAAAGCTTGAACAGGTAGTACAGATCATCAAAAAGAGGAATTCATCTCTTTGCCAACAGGATGATGAGATTGAAGTGGATATTGATAGTGTTGATACTGAGACCCTATGGGAGCTCGACAGGTTTGTTACTAATTACAAGAAGAGCTTGAGcaagaacaaaagaaaagctgGACTTGCAGATCAAGGAGAAAGTGAAGCTGAGAAGAATGTCCAGGAGAAG AATGCTAACCCAGTTGTGGTAGAAATCCCAAAAGAAAGCAAAGCAG TAGAAGAGAAAGGCACTTCCTCCAATCCTGCTCAAATGGAAAATCAGGGCAAAGATGTTAGTCAAGCAAGCAGCTCTAGCACTGACTCAGTGTCATCATCAAGTG ATTCTGATAGCGAAAACTCTTCAGGAGGTGGATCTGATGCAGAGCATTCACCAAAGAGTTGA
- the LOC104241285 gene encoding transcription factor GTE4 isoform X2: MTSGTMTNGENGGSKEQQRLTESKVYRRKSFKGLNNIGKTVLEDVNSSQKIVGFCLDAASEGSSSLNRFLTLENTGILAGNGQENSARINLAFKSKREMRELRRKLQSELDLVQSLVKKIERKDAQKIDTGIDKDSGVRQVHSDVSQMGQQLESRPLNQLSVSVLENSHGVLDNAEKEKRTPKANKFYRNSDFLLAEDKFSPAESNKKSKSNAKKVSGPESVHGMGQGKFSNQILKNCRALLERLMKHKHGWVFNQPVDTKGLGLHDYFDIIKNPMDLGTVKSRLDTNCYKSPKDFAEDVRLTFQNAMTYNPKGQDVHMMAEQLSKIFEEKWATIEADYMRELRLTMDSQASLKTPKSKKPPSQPLPPPGVRRTLDRSESTSNPFDLKTKSVALPQSGRTPVPKKPKAKDPNKREMTYDEKQKLSTSLQNLPSGKLEQVVQIIKKRNSSLCQQDDEIEVDIDSVDTETLWELDRFVTNYKKSLSKNKRKAGLADQGESEAEKNVQEKNANPVVVEIPKESKAEEKGTSSNPAQMENQGKDVSQASSSSTDSVSSSSDSDSENSSGGGSDAEHSPKS, encoded by the exons ATGACTTCGGGAACAATGACGAATGGTGAAAATGGAGGATCGAAAGAGCAGCAGAGGTTGACTGAAAGCAAAGTCTACAGACGGAAGTCATTTAAAGGGTTAAATAATATAGGGAAAACAGTTCTGGAAGATGTCAATTCGTCTcaaaaaatagttggtttttgCTTAGATGCGGCCTCAGAAGGTTCTTCGAGTCTGAACCGTTTTTTAACATTAGAGAATACTGGAATATTGGCAGGTAATGGCCAAGAGAATAGTGCTAGAATCAATTTGGCGTTTAAGTCCAAGCGTGAGATGAGAGAGCTAAGAAGGAAGTTGCAGAGTGAGTTGGATTTGGTTCAGAGTTTGGTGAAGAAGATCGAGAGAAAAGATGCACAGAAGATTGACACTGGAATTGATAAGGATAGTGGGGTACGACAGGTACATTCAGATGTCTCACAAATGGGGCAACAGCTTGAGTCCAGGCCTTTGAATCAGTTAAGTGTATCCGTCTTGGAGAACAGCCATGGTGTGCTTGATAATGCGGAGAAAGAGAAGAGGACACCAAAGGCAAACAAATTTTATAGGAACTCAGATTTCTTATTAGCTGAGGATAAGTTTTCCCCAGCTGAAAGCAACAAGAAGTCGAAATCAAATGCAAAGAAAGTGAGTGGACCAGAATCGGTACATGGTATGGGGCAGGGGAAGTTCTCAAATCAAATACTCAAGAATTGTCGTGCTTTGCTTGAAAGATTGATGAAGCACAAGCATGGTTGGGTGTTTAACCAGCCTGTTGATACAAAGGGTCTTGGTTTACATGACTATTTTGACATTATTAAGAATCCAATGGATTTGGGAACCGTGAAGTCCAGGCTGGATACAAATTGCTACAAGTCTCCTAAAGACTTTGCCGAGGATGTGAGACTTACGTTTCAAAATGCTATGACGTATAATCCAAAGGGCCAAGATGTTCATATGATGGCCGAGCAACTTTCCAAGATATTTGAGGAAAAGTGGGCCACTATAGAGGCTGATTATATGCGCGAGTTGAGATTGACAATGGACTCTCAGGCGAGTTTGAAGACTCCTAAATCTAAGAAGCCTCCTTCCCAACCATTGCCACCCCCTGGAGTGAGGAGGACTTTAGACAGGTCAGAATCAACATCCAATCCCTTTGATTTGAAGACTAAATCTGTCGCTCTCCCCCAATCCGGAAGGACCCCTGTACCAAAGAAGCCGAAAGCAAAGGATCCCAATAAAAGAGAGATGACATATGATGAAAAGCAAAAGCTTAGCACAAGCCTACAGAATTTACCTTCTGGAAAGCTTGAACAGGTAGTACAGATCATCAAAAAGAGGAATTCATCTCTTTGCCAACAGGATGATGAGATTGAAGTGGATATTGATAGTGTTGATACTGAGACCCTATGGGAGCTCGACAGGTTTGTTACTAATTACAAGAAGAGCTTGAGcaagaacaaaagaaaagctgGACTTGCAGATCAAGGAGAAAGTGAAGCTGAGAAGAATGTCCAGGAGAAG AATGCTAACCCAGTTGTGGTAGAAATCCCAAAAGAAAGCAAAGCAG AAGAGAAAGGCACTTCCTCCAATCCTGCTCAAATGGAAAATCAGGGCAAAGATGTTAGTCAAGCAAGCAGCTCTAGCACTGACTCAGTGTCATCATCAAGTG ATTCTGATAGCGAAAACTCTTCAGGAGGTGGATCTGATGCAGAGCATTCACCAAAGAGTTGA